From a region of the Halolamina sp. CBA1230 genome:
- a CDS encoding transcriptional regulator — MAQRLPTGITVLDREIEGGIPAGSIVLLSAEPASQSELFLYELTAERQTLYLTTVRSDQAVGDAIDRTNTRTGDPTIRDVGGDAPLDRANRLIGTLPEEATLIVDVVDALERYDRSRYRRFLNELQTVMVNTGGVAILHGMDGVDVPNNRDLTAHVADVVFDLQTTVTNAEVENRLVVPKFRGGKALSEPIKLRLDESVNIDTSRDIA; from the coding sequence ATGGCGCAGCGGCTTCCGACCGGCATCACTGTCCTCGACCGGGAGATCGAGGGCGGGATCCCCGCGGGCTCGATCGTCCTGCTCTCCGCCGAGCCCGCTAGCCAGTCGGAGCTGTTCCTCTACGAGCTCACGGCCGAACGGCAGACGCTGTATCTCACGACCGTCCGCTCCGATCAGGCCGTGGGTGACGCGATCGACCGAACTAACACTCGGACTGGCGACCCGACCATCCGTGACGTGGGCGGCGACGCCCCGCTGGACAGAGCTAACCGCCTGATCGGCACGCTGCCCGAGGAGGCGACGCTGATCGTCGACGTCGTCGACGCGCTGGAGCGCTACGACCGCAGTCGCTACCGGCGCTTCCTCAACGAGCTCCAGACGGTGATGGTCAACACCGGCGGGGTCGCGATCCTCCACGGGATGGACGGCGTCGACGTGCCGAACAACCGCGACCTGACCGCTCACGTCGCGGACGTGGTGTTCGACCTCCAGACGACCGTCACCAACGCCGAAGTGGAGAACCGCCTCGTCGTCCCCAAGTTCCGCGGCGGGAAGGCGCTCTCGGAGCCGATCAAACTGCGGCTGGACGAGAGCGTCAACATCGACACCTCCCGGGATATCGCCTGA
- a CDS encoding YlbF family regulator → MSVAKTVEDLGAELGERIAATDEYQRFEEAKRAVEESEEAQQRIAEFESLRAELTTARQTGEADQELVDDVRQAQHELHSLPEMAEYLEAQEAFQARLDAVNDAISSELVVDFGGEAGGCCQD, encoded by the coding sequence ATGAGCGTCGCCAAGACCGTCGAGGACCTCGGGGCCGAACTCGGCGAGCGCATCGCCGCCACCGACGAGTACCAGCGCTTCGAGGAAGCGAAACGGGCCGTCGAGGAGAGCGAGGAGGCCCAGCAGCGCATCGCCGAGTTCGAGTCGCTCCGCGCCGAGCTCACCACTGCCCGCCAGACCGGCGAGGCGGATCAGGAGCTGGTCGACGACGTGCGGCAGGCCCAGCACGAACTCCACTCGCTGCCGGAGATGGCCGAGTATCTCGAGGCCCAGGAGGCGTTTCAGGCCCGCCTCGACGCGGTGAACGACGCGATCTCCTCGGAACTCGTCGTCGACTTCGGCGGCGAAGCCGGCGGCTGTTGTCAGGACTGA
- a CDS encoding sodium:calcium antiporter — MSVLLATVVTLVATGVVWKGSEMLEEASHRLSGHYGLPPVIQGSVVAAVGSSFPELSIAVLSVVLHESFDLGVGAVVGSAVFNILVIPGAAALLSDEELNASRDVVYKEALFYMLSVAALLLVFSLGVIYYPAGGDRLAANVPPWLGMVLIGLYGLYVFIQYADTVEYVPETPAESIDVAKQWGTLLLSLALVLVSVEGFVYGADVFAATLGVPEAVWGLTVVAAATSLPDTLVSVRAAREGRGVTSLGNVLGSNVFDLLVAVPAGIVLAGGAVVNYGVAVPMMTFLVVATVGLFTALRTDLQLSDREASLLLVAYAVFLCWMLLETVDAVSFVPGL; from the coding sequence ATGTCGGTACTGCTGGCGACCGTCGTTACCCTCGTGGCGACGGGGGTCGTCTGGAAGGGGTCGGAGATGCTGGAGGAGGCCAGCCACCGCCTCTCGGGGCACTACGGGCTGCCGCCGGTGATCCAGGGGTCGGTGGTCGCCGCGGTGGGGTCGAGCTTCCCCGAGCTCTCGATCGCCGTGCTGTCGGTCGTGCTCCACGAGTCGTTCGATCTGGGTGTCGGCGCCGTCGTCGGCTCCGCAGTGTTCAACATTCTCGTCATCCCCGGCGCGGCCGCGCTACTGTCCGACGAGGAACTGAACGCCAGCCGCGACGTGGTGTACAAGGAGGCGCTGTTCTACATGCTCTCCGTCGCCGCGCTGCTGCTCGTGTTCTCGCTCGGGGTGATCTACTACCCCGCCGGGGGCGATCGGCTGGCGGCGAACGTCCCCCCGTGGCTCGGGATGGTGCTCATCGGGCTCTACGGGCTCTACGTGTTCATCCAGTACGCGGACACGGTGGAGTACGTGCCCGAAACGCCCGCCGAGTCGATCGACGTGGCCAAGCAGTGGGGGACGCTCCTGCTCAGCCTCGCACTCGTGCTCGTCTCCGTCGAGGGGTTCGTCTACGGTGCGGACGTGTTCGCCGCCACGCTGGGCGTCCCGGAGGCGGTCTGGGGGCTGACCGTCGTCGCCGCCGCGACGTCGCTGCCGGACACGCTGGTCTCGGTTCGTGCGGCTCGCGAGGGCCGGGGCGTGACCAGCCTCGGGAACGTGCTCGGCAGCAACGTGTTCGACCTGCTGGTCGCCGTGCCCGCGGGGATCGTGCTCGCCGGCGGCGCCGTGGTGAACTACGGCGTCGCGGTGCCGATGATGACGTTCCTCGTCGTCGCGACAGTCGGGCTGTTCACCGCGCTCCGGACGGATCTCCAGCTCAGCGACCGCGAGGCGTCGCTGCTGCTCGTCGCCTACGCGGTGTTCCTCTGCTGGATGCTGCTCGAAACCGTCGACGCGGTCAGCTTCGTCCCCGGACTCTGA
- a CDS encoding DUF5805 domain-containing protein — translation MAADADSETVQVKTRVPAHQREAWREAADELGMSQSEFVRTMVQAGRSGFETDDDGGEASTPEDPGSPGSNPRGDALETRVRETLTEEAPVGWDELVDAVLGDFEDRLDRIIQESEEIRYSGRDGGYVLDGE, via the coding sequence ATGGCCGCAGACGCCGACAGCGAGACGGTCCAGGTCAAGACGCGGGTGCCCGCCCACCAGCGCGAGGCGTGGCGCGAGGCCGCCGACGAACTCGGAATGAGTCAGAGCGAGTTCGTCCGGACGATGGTGCAGGCGGGCCGGAGCGGCTTCGAGACCGACGACGACGGCGGGGAAGCGAGTACCCCCGAGGACCCCGGTTCTCCGGGCTCGAACCCCAGGGGTGACGCCCTCGAAACGCGTGTCCGCGAGACACTGACCGAGGAGGCGCCAGTCGGGTGGGACGAACTCGTCGACGCGGTGCTGGGCGACTTCGAGGACCGGCTCGATCGGATCATCCAGGAGTCGGAGGAGATCCGCTACAGCGGTCGCGATGGGGGGTACGTGCTCGATGGCGAGTAG
- a CDS encoding PQQ-binding-like beta-propeller repeat protein, protein MPSRRAFLASASASIGLAGCLSRGLPSGELDSVDGGWRMDGHDTSHSRRVEAGPSDPTTVWGRELDGVRAAGTPALVDERLYVPADAVTPESRSFNRLYSLGARAGETYWWAPLRIDLNGPPAVLGDRILVSGKRSLERGRVLCFGSRVGEEEWLYDVDARLTAPPTVEDGVAYVPDWSGEVHALWVADGSVLWSRRVEDTVDQGNTTFTTPAAVDGDTLYVGSNSGATGIVAMETDDGEVQWRAETNPVTGGPVVYDDLLLIQSYGLVVAYGTDGERRWGFNLVDSGHQPMAVDDEHVYAAGRETLYAITHDGERSWTYEQSEGRIGTPTVAGDSVLLRGEDRLTALSAATGEEQWSRTPEGLGEVVATPDALFVTGDAGRLLALGEE, encoded by the coding sequence GTGCCCTCCCGCAGAGCGTTCCTCGCGTCCGCGAGCGCGAGTATCGGCCTCGCCGGCTGTCTCTCCCGTGGTCTCCCGAGCGGCGAACTCGACAGCGTCGACGGCGGGTGGCGGATGGACGGTCACGATACCTCCCACTCGCGCCGCGTCGAAGCCGGGCCCAGCGACCCCACGACGGTCTGGGGGCGAGAGCTGGACGGCGTGCGGGCTGCCGGAACGCCCGCGCTCGTCGACGAACGGCTGTACGTTCCTGCGGACGCCGTAACGCCGGAGTCACGGTCGTTCAATCGGCTCTACTCGCTGGGTGCCCGGGCCGGCGAGACGTACTGGTGGGCACCGCTCCGGATCGACCTCAACGGCCCGCCAGCAGTCCTCGGCGACAGAATCCTCGTGAGCGGGAAGCGGTCGCTCGAACGCGGCCGGGTGCTCTGCTTCGGATCGCGCGTCGGCGAGGAGGAGTGGCTGTACGACGTCGACGCCCGCCTGACCGCCCCACCGACCGTCGAGGACGGCGTCGCCTACGTCCCGGACTGGAGCGGCGAGGTCCACGCGCTGTGGGTCGCCGATGGGTCGGTACTGTGGTCCCGTCGGGTCGAAGATACGGTCGACCAGGGGAACACGACGTTCACGACGCCGGCCGCAGTCGACGGCGACACCTTGTACGTCGGCTCGAACTCCGGAGCGACGGGTATCGTCGCGATGGAGACCGACGACGGCGAGGTGCAGTGGCGCGCCGAGACCAATCCCGTGACAGGCGGGCCGGTAGTGTACGACGACCTGCTGCTGATCCAGAGCTACGGGCTCGTCGTCGCGTACGGCACCGACGGCGAGCGACGCTGGGGGTTCAATCTGGTCGACAGCGGGCACCAGCCGATGGCCGTCGACGACGAGCACGTCTACGCCGCCGGCCGCGAGACGCTCTACGCGATCACCCACGACGGCGAGCGATCGTGGACCTACGAGCAGTCGGAAGGCAGGATCGGCACCCCCACGGTCGCCGGCGACAGCGTCCTCCTCCGCGGCGAGGATCGACTCACCGCGCTCTCGGCGGCGACCGGGGAGGAACAGTGGTCCAGGACTCCCGAGGGGCTGGGTGAGGTCGTCGCGACTCCGGACGCGCTGTTCGTCACCGGGGATGCCGGCCGACTACTGGCGCTGGGGGAGGAATGA
- a CDS encoding amidohydrolase: MDELAVDLWEHPELGLHEERASRLLRGALAEAGFEIEAGVGDMPTAFVASYESGDGPSIGVLGEYDALPGLSQAVSAEREPIDAGGPGHGCGHNLFGTAGVGAAIAVARALDRGDAAGELRFYGCPAEETLVGKTFMARDGVFDDLAAAVTWHPSDHTAPQRGSSLALDSLSFTFEGESAHAAASPESGRSALDAVQLLNTGVEYMREHVPEAVRVHYNVQEGGDAPNVVPAEASVWYFVRAPTREGVERVTAWLREIADGAATMSRTTVSERYYTGVHRLVSNSVVADTFRENMAEIGPIEFDEAEHELAASLQETFPEGAIDDRLSEFEPPHDEAAAGTALYGEPMDAFDEGDPGGGSTDVGEVSQITPTAQFRATTWALGTPAHSWQAVVANGDFGRTALPSVAKLLAGSTLDLLTDEDRLAAAREEFEREVGEYENPLPAETEPPFELTQ, from the coding sequence ATGGACGAGCTCGCGGTCGATCTCTGGGAACACCCGGAGCTGGGTCTCCACGAGGAGCGAGCGAGCCGGCTGCTCCGGGGGGCACTCGCCGAGGCCGGGTTCGAGATCGAGGCCGGCGTCGGCGACATGCCGACGGCTTTCGTCGCCAGCTACGAGTCAGGCGACGGGCCGTCGATCGGCGTTCTCGGGGAGTACGACGCGCTTCCGGGGCTCTCACAGGCAGTCAGCGCGGAGCGAGAGCCGATCGACGCCGGTGGGCCAGGACACGGCTGCGGGCACAACCTGTTCGGAACGGCAGGCGTCGGCGCCGCGATCGCGGTCGCCCGGGCGCTTGATCGCGGCGATGCAGCGGGGGAACTCCGGTTCTACGGCTGCCCGGCCGAGGAGACGCTGGTCGGGAAGACGTTCATGGCTCGCGACGGCGTCTTCGACGATCTCGCTGCCGCCGTCACGTGGCACCCCAGCGACCACACCGCACCCCAGCGGGGGAGTTCGCTCGCGCTCGACTCGCTGTCGTTCACCTTCGAGGGGGAGAGCGCCCACGCCGCAGCGTCGCCCGAATCCGGCCGAAGCGCGCTTGACGCCGTCCAACTGCTCAACACGGGCGTGGAGTACATGCGCGAGCACGTTCCCGAGGCAGTGCGGGTCCACTACAACGTCCAGGAGGGCGGCGACGCGCCGAACGTCGTCCCCGCGGAGGCGTCGGTCTGGTACTTCGTTCGCGCACCGACACGCGAGGGGGTCGAACGCGTGACCGCCTGGCTGCGGGAGATCGCCGACGGCGCGGCGACGATGAGTCGAACGACCGTTAGCGAACGCTACTACACGGGAGTCCACCGACTCGTCTCCAACTCGGTCGTCGCCGACACGTTCCGGGAGAACATGGCCGAAATCGGGCCGATCGAGTTCGACGAAGCGGAGCACGAACTCGCCGCCAGCCTCCAAGAGACGTTCCCGGAAGGCGCGATCGACGACCGACTGTCGGAGTTCGAACCGCCACACGACGAGGCTGCCGCCGGTACCGCACTGTACGGTGAACCGATGGACGCCTTCGACGAGGGTGATCCGGGTGGCGGCTCGACCGACGTCGGCGAAGTGAGCCAGATCACTCCCACCGCACAGTTCCGTGCGACGACCTGGGCGCTGGGGACGCCGGCGCACTCCTGGCAGGCCGTGGTGGCGAACGGCGACTTCGGCCGGACTGCACTCCCCTCCGTCGCGAAACTGCTTGCCGGGTCGACGCTGGATCTGCTGACCGACGAAGACCGACTCGCCGCCGCACGCGAGGAGTTCGAACGCGAGGTGGGCGAGTACGAGAACCCACTCCCCGCCGAGACGGAGCCGCCGTTCGAACTCACGCAGTGA
- the purD gene encoding phosphoribosylamine--glycine ligase: MSETVLVIGGGGREHAIVRALAPDAEVYALASNRNPGITALATGIETAEETDTDAVVAYAREVGADAAVVGPESALAAGVADTLADAGVFTFGPTAEAARIETDKAYQREFMAENDIPGTPEFETFDDADAAADYVESVGEDVAVKPTGLTGGKGVRVTGEQVSHVEAADYVRGSDHDEWVIEERLVGEEFTVQAFVHDGEVRPTPAVQDHKRAYEGDEGPNTGGMGSYSDAGPALPFMTQAEYHDAVDVLEATVDALPEYTGVLYGQFMLTAAGPKVVEFNARFGDPEAMNTLPVMETPLLDVITAARDGDRLPEPRFENRATVCKYAVPAGYPTDPDSGAEIEVDESTVEAAAEAGDGDALLFYASVDAREDGLFTTTSRSFAVVGVADDIPTAEAIAADALDAAGDGLRVREDVGTEELVQSRVEHMASLRD; encoded by the coding sequence ATGTCCGAGACCGTGCTGGTGATCGGCGGGGGTGGCCGCGAGCACGCGATCGTGCGCGCGCTGGCGCCCGACGCCGAGGTGTACGCGCTGGCGAGCAACCGAAACCCCGGGATCACGGCGCTCGCGACCGGGATCGAGACGGCCGAGGAGACGGACACCGACGCCGTCGTCGCGTACGCTCGGGAGGTCGGTGCTGACGCAGCCGTGGTCGGTCCGGAGTCGGCGCTGGCGGCGGGCGTCGCCGACACGCTGGCCGACGCGGGCGTGTTCACGTTCGGCCCGACCGCCGAGGCGGCCCGGATCGAGACGGACAAAGCGTACCAGCGGGAGTTCATGGCCGAAAACGACATCCCGGGCACTCCCGAGTTCGAGACGTTCGACGACGCCGACGCGGCGGCCGACTACGTCGAGTCCGTGGGGGAGGACGTGGCGGTCAAACCGACCGGTCTCACTGGGGGCAAAGGCGTCCGTGTCACCGGCGAGCAGGTCAGCCACGTCGAGGCGGCCGACTACGTCCGAGGGAGCGACCACGACGAGTGGGTGATCGAGGAGCGACTCGTCGGCGAGGAGTTCACCGTCCAGGCGTTCGTCCACGACGGCGAGGTCCGGCCGACGCCCGCCGTCCAGGACCACAAGCGCGCCTACGAGGGTGACGAGGGGCCGAACACCGGCGGGATGGGGAGTTACAGCGACGCGGGCCCGGCACTCCCGTTCATGACACAGGCGGAGTACCACGACGCCGTCGACGTGCTCGAAGCGACCGTCGACGCGCTCCCCGAGTACACGGGCGTGTTGTACGGGCAGTTCATGCTGACCGCCGCGGGGCCGAAGGTGGTGGAGTTCAACGCCCGATTCGGCGACCCCGAGGCGATGAACACGCTCCCCGTGATGGAGACGCCGCTGCTCGACGTGATCACGGCTGCACGGGACGGCGACCGGCTCCCGGAGCCGCGCTTCGAGAACCGCGCGACCGTCTGCAAGTACGCCGTACCGGCGGGCTACCCGACCGACCCTGACTCCGGTGCCGAGATCGAGGTCGACGAGTCGACCGTCGAGGCGGCCGCCGAGGCGGGCGACGGCGACGCGTTGCTGTTCTACGCCTCGGTCGACGCGCGCGAGGACGGACTGTTCACCACGACCTCGCGGTCGTTCGCGGTCGTGGGCGTCGCCGACGACATCCCGACGGCGGAGGCGATCGCGGCCGACGCCCTGGATGCGGCAGGTGATGGACTTCGCGTGCGCGAGGACGTCGGTACCGAAGAACTGGTACAGTCCCGAGTCGAGCACATGGCGTCGCTCCGGGACTGA
- a CDS encoding alpha/beta hydrolase, with protein sequence MSDIPLEHIHREPDSDTGHAVFVLHGRGADEQDLLPVADRLPGDRHVVSFRAPDRLRGGYTWYDLDLSDGGLESSQPDPEGFRRSLDMVAESVDAAVDAYDLDADSLGLLGFSQGAITSLSLVLEGPDTFAWVAAHHGYLAESHADRSPDGIEDKPVFVAAGAADQIIPASRSEAAAEGMREAGADVTFGTFEGGHGIGPDELDAVQEFVEQHD encoded by the coding sequence ATGAGCGACATCCCACTCGAACACATTCACCGCGAACCCGACAGCGACACCGGACACGCCGTCTTCGTCCTCCACGGCCGCGGCGCCGACGAACAGGACCTCCTCCCCGTCGCGGACCGCCTGCCCGGCGACCGTCACGTCGTCAGCTTCCGCGCGCCGGACCGCCTGCGCGGCGGCTACACCTGGTACGACCTCGACCTCTCCGACGGCGGCCTCGAGTCGAGTCAGCCCGACCCCGAGGGGTTCCGCCGCAGCCTCGACATGGTCGCGGAGTCGGTCGACGCCGCCGTCGACGCGTACGACCTCGATGCCGACAGCCTCGGCCTGCTGGGGTTCAGTCAGGGCGCGATCACCAGCCTCTCGCTCGTGCTCGAAGGGCCCGACACGTTCGCGTGGGTCGCCGCCCACCACGGCTACCTCGCCGAGTCCCACGCCGACCGATCACCGGACGGGATCGAGGACAAACCCGTGTTCGTCGCCGCCGGCGCGGCCGACCAGATCATCCCCGCCAGTCGCTCGGAGGCCGCCGCCGAGGGGATGCGCGAGGCCGGCGCTGACGTGACGTTCGGCACGTTCGAGGGCGGCCACGGGATCGGCCCGGACGAACTCGACGCGGTGCAGGAGTTCGTCGAGCAGCACGACTAA
- a CDS encoding tyrosine-type recombinase/integrase, translated as MASRRPAAEVADPVDYYLEDMEMHGRAERTRDAYERVLRGFAEFLDGRSTDPGAAGHRDCLAWVHSLRADLSPSTVATYATTVNRFYDYMTRVGAFDENPMALVMEEMDESIEKDPERRDVDVATMGRFLGRITHPLHHAVVLTLLKTGMRVGELCNLDCRDLRLSNPGLSEYGLDGRPQLDGRGDAIYVDSEPARGGEYNGEVREESNKRKRSTVVPVDDELRRGLRRWLAIRPDSLSPAEPLFVSTADDWGERLTARAIRHYVREYAEEMGWYEAGAGAGENVTPHYFRHFFTTHLRDRTGDRGVVKYLRGDVASDVIDTYTHNWGDQVRETYLSNIYRFD; from the coding sequence ATGGCGAGTAGGCGCCCCGCCGCCGAGGTCGCGGATCCGGTCGACTACTACCTCGAAGATATGGAGATGCACGGCCGAGCCGAACGGACTCGTGACGCCTACGAACGCGTGCTTCGGGGGTTCGCCGAGTTCCTCGACGGCCGGTCGACCGACCCCGGCGCCGCAGGGCATAGAGACTGTCTGGCGTGGGTCCACTCGCTGCGGGCGGATCTCTCACCCAGCACCGTCGCCACTTACGCCACGACGGTCAACCGCTTCTACGACTACATGACCCGGGTCGGCGCGTTCGACGAGAACCCCATGGCGCTGGTGATGGAGGAGATGGACGAGTCCATCGAGAAAGACCCCGAACGACGTGACGTCGACGTGGCGACGATGGGACGCTTCCTCGGTCGGATCACCCACCCGCTTCACCACGCAGTGGTGCTGACACTGCTGAAAACCGGGATGCGCGTCGGCGAACTCTGCAACCTCGACTGCCGGGATCTTCGACTCTCGAACCCAGGACTCTCGGAGTACGGTCTCGACGGACGGCCACAGCTCGACGGCCGCGGCGACGCGATATACGTCGACAGCGAGCCAGCACGCGGGGGGGAGTACAACGGGGAGGTCCGCGAGGAGTCGAACAAGCGCAAACGCTCGACGGTGGTCCCCGTCGACGACGAACTCCGGCGTGGGCTCCGCCGCTGGCTGGCGATCCGTCCCGACTCGCTCTCGCCGGCCGAACCGCTGTTCGTTTCGACCGCCGACGACTGGGGTGAACGGCTCACCGCACGGGCGATCCGGCACTACGTCCGTGAGTACGCCGAGGAGATGGGCTGGTACGAAGCCGGCGCGGGTGCCGGCGAGAACGTCACGCCCCACTACTTCCGGCACTTCTTCACCACGCACCTCCGGGACCGGACCGGCGATCGAGGTGTCGTGAAGTACCTCCGGGGCGACGTCGCTAGCGACGTCATCGACACGTACACCCACAACTGGGGGGACCAGGTACGCGAGACGTACCTCTCGAACATCTATCGGTTCGACTGA
- the rocF gene encoding arginase → MSENEPVEEDRRSVRIIGAPTDYGQDRRGVDMGPSAIRYGGLSQGLSEADVDSEDAGDLLVPRAEERDAEYRTPTEGKARFLRETEEVCSRLSNEVQESLADGHTPLVLGGDHSIAIGTISGSAADAEIGAIWFDAHGDLNTPTTSPSGNVHGMPLAALLGVKEWVGVDWANAPSLSPANVAIVGLRSLDDPEREILRNSEISAFTMSDIDEHGLDDVVEKARAVAGDGTDGYHVSLDLDWLDPTIAPGVGTPVRGGVDYREAHHAMEQVAEDGGMRSMELVEVNPTLDQHNETAELAVELAASAFGKRIL, encoded by the coding sequence ATGTCTGAAAACGAACCCGTCGAGGAGGATCGTCGCTCGGTACGGATCATCGGCGCGCCGACGGACTACGGACAGGACCGGCGGGGCGTGGATATGGGCCCCTCGGCCATCCGCTACGGCGGGCTGAGCCAGGGACTCTCCGAGGCCGACGTGGACAGCGAGGACGCCGGGGATCTGCTCGTGCCACGCGCGGAGGAACGGGACGCGGAGTACCGCACACCCACCGAGGGGAAAGCTCGCTTCCTCCGTGAGACGGAGGAGGTCTGCTCCCGGTTGTCCAACGAGGTGCAGGAGTCGCTCGCGGACGGCCACACGCCGCTCGTGCTGGGCGGGGATCACTCGATCGCGATCGGGACGATCTCGGGATCGGCTGCGGACGCCGAGATCGGCGCCATCTGGTTCGACGCCCACGGCGACCTGAACACGCCGACGACGTCGCCGTCGGGGAACGTCCACGGGATGCCGCTGGCGGCGCTGTTGGGTGTGAAGGAGTGGGTCGGCGTCGACTGGGCGAACGCGCCGTCACTCTCGCCGGCGAACGTCGCGATCGTCGGCCTCCGGTCGCTCGACGATCCGGAACGCGAGATTCTGCGGAACAGCGAGATCAGCGCGTTCACGATGTCGGATATCGACGAACACGGACTGGACGACGTGGTCGAGAAGGCGCGCGCAGTCGCCGGCGACGGCACCGACGGCTACCACGTCAGCCTGGATCTGGACTGGCTCGACCCGACGATCGCGCCAGGCGTCGGGACGCCGGTCCGGGGCGGCGTCGACTACCGCGAGGCCCACCACGCGATGGAGCAGGTCGCGGAGGACGGCGGGATGCGCTCGATGGAGCTGGTCGAAGTCAACCCCACGCTCGATCAACACAACGAGACTGCCGAACTCGCGGTCGAACTCGCGGCCAGCGCGTTCGGCAAGCGCATCCTCTGA